One Desulfatitalea tepidiphila genomic region harbors:
- a CDS encoding cytochrome c biogenesis CcdA family protein yields the protein MFEEIEYSAALLAGLLSFFSPCILPLVPSYFSFITGISIDELARAEGAGARRKVLYSTLAFVFGFSIVFILLGATAAYFSGLLQGAKVYLRIAGGVLIILLGLHLLGVLRIRALDIEKRAHIDRKPVHLLGTVLIGMAFGAGWSPCIGPMLGSILILAGNQDTVLQGVGLLSLYSAGLALPFIALSIGIHFLFSFVRRAAKAIRYINIAAGMLLILTGILLITDKFRLLTYIG from the coding sequence ATGTTTGAAGAGATCGAATACAGTGCCGCACTCCTCGCCGGGCTGCTGTCCTTTTTTTCGCCATGTATCCTGCCCCTGGTACCGTCTTATTTTTCATTCATTACGGGGATATCCATAGACGAGTTGGCGCGGGCCGAAGGCGCCGGGGCGCGCCGGAAGGTCCTGTACAGCACATTGGCCTTCGTGTTCGGGTTTTCCATCGTTTTCATCCTGCTGGGGGCAACGGCCGCCTATTTCAGCGGATTGCTCCAGGGCGCCAAGGTCTATCTCAGAATTGCCGGCGGCGTGCTGATCATCCTGCTTGGCCTCCATTTGCTGGGGGTGCTGCGCATCCGCGCCCTGGACATCGAAAAACGAGCCCATATCGACCGAAAACCGGTGCACCTATTGGGCACCGTCTTGATCGGGATGGCCTTTGGCGCCGGTTGGAGCCCGTGTATCGGACCGATGTTGGGATCCATTTTAATTTTGGCCGGCAACCAGGATACCGTGCTCCAAGGCGTCGGATTATTGTCGCTTTATTCGGCCGGCCTGGCCTTGCCGTTCATCGCTTTGTCGATCGGCATCCACTTTCTCTTCTCGTTCGTGCGCCGCGCCGCCAAAGCGATTCGGTATATCAACATCGCCGCCGGAATGCTTCTCATTCTTACCGGCATATTGCTGATCACCGACAAATTCAGATTGCTGACGTATATCGGATAG
- a CDS encoding MauE/DoxX family redox-associated membrane protein, with protein sequence MLKKVSPMMQHWPKALEVSGRVALGAIFVYASWDKILDPAAFAQAIANYQILPGTWVNGVAWLLPWLEMISGICLISGRLVRGGALVIASMLVVFLSALGFNAYRGLDIACGCFSLDSTASGRMYLDFLRDIVLLTIALLVMARARTAAPTMERSGQRPR encoded by the coding sequence ATGCTCAAAAAAGTATCACCCATGATGCAACATTGGCCCAAAGCCCTGGAAGTCAGCGGGCGTGTCGCTCTCGGGGCCATTTTTGTTTACGCCAGTTGGGATAAAATCCTCGATCCGGCCGCATTTGCCCAGGCTATCGCCAATTATCAGATCCTGCCCGGCACCTGGGTCAATGGCGTGGCATGGCTGTTGCCATGGCTCGAAATGATCAGCGGCATCTGCCTGATTTCCGGCAGACTGGTGCGGGGCGGAGCGCTGGTCATCGCCTCGATGCTCGTCGTTTTCCTGTCCGCTCTGGGCTTTAATGCCTATCGCGGCCTGGATATCGCCTGCGGCTGTTTTTCATTGGACAGCACCGCAAGCGGACGGATGTACCTGGACTTTCTCAGAGACATCGTGCTGTTGACCATCGCCTTGCTGGTCATGGCCCGTGCGCGGACCGCCGCCCCTACCATGGAGCGTTCCGGCCAGAGGCCGAGATGA
- the proC gene encoding pyrroline-5-carboxylate reductase, with product MLQGQHIGFIGAGNMGEALIKGLLRSGLSTPGQLFCSDAREDRRAELQATYAIRTVADNVELARQCDVIVYAVKPQTMGAVVKETAAALDGNKVIISIAAGVPLKAIAALARQPLRLVRAMPNVCVSVEAGATAVAPGEHAQKADLELAQAIFNSVGRCIIVQSEHLLDGVTGLSGSGPAYVFVMLDALADAGVKVGLARDEALLLAAQTLMGAAKLHLDTQMHPGQLRDLVTSPGGTTIAGLHALERGGVRASLMNAVETAALRAKELGEAVRLG from the coding sequence ATGCTTCAAGGTCAACACATCGGCTTCATCGGTGCCGGCAACATGGGCGAAGCGCTGATCAAAGGATTGCTGCGCAGTGGGCTGTCGACCCCCGGCCAACTGTTCTGTTCGGATGCCCGCGAGGATCGACGCGCCGAGTTGCAAGCCACCTATGCGATTCGGACCGTGGCGGACAACGTTGAGCTGGCCAGGCAATGCGATGTGATTGTTTATGCCGTTAAACCCCAGACCATGGGGGCGGTCGTCAAGGAGACCGCGGCGGCATTGGACGGCAACAAGGTGATCATTTCAATCGCCGCCGGGGTGCCCCTCAAGGCCATTGCCGCGTTGGCCAGACAACCGCTTCGCCTGGTACGCGCCATGCCCAATGTCTGTGTTTCGGTAGAAGCCGGCGCAACGGCTGTGGCACCGGGGGAGCACGCCCAAAAAGCGGACCTCGAGCTGGCCCAGGCGATCTTCAACTCGGTCGGCCGCTGCATTATCGTTCAATCCGAGCATCTTCTCGACGGCGTCACCGGATTGAGCGGAAGCGGCCCGGCCTATGTCTTTGTCATGTTGGATGCACTGGCGGACGCCGGCGTCAAGGTCGGGTTGGCAAGAGACGAAGCCCTGCTGCTGGCGGCCCAAACATTGATGGGCGCCGCAAAACTCCACCTGGATACCCAGATGCATCCCGGCCAACTGAGGGACCTGGTCACATCGCCAGGCGGCACGACCATTGCAGGACTGCATGCATTGGAACGTGGAGGCGTTCGCGCCAGCCTCATGAACGCCGTAGAGACTGCTGCGTTACGGGCCAAGGAGCTGGGCGAAGCGGTCCGTTTGGGATAG
- a CDS encoding YggT family protein has protein sequence MYPLGYFIVAVANILDLALALYFWVLLAQVVLSWVNPSPRHPLAVRVVRIIYMLTEPVLYKIRTRFPVSFGGIDFSPMIVLLAIYFLRFFLVQSLVRFGSSLL, from the coding sequence ATGTACCCACTGGGTTATTTCATCGTCGCCGTGGCCAACATCCTGGATTTGGCCCTGGCGCTCTATTTTTGGGTTCTGCTCGCCCAGGTCGTTCTGTCCTGGGTCAATCCGTCCCCGCGCCACCCGCTGGCCGTGCGCGTGGTCAGGATTATCTACATGCTCACCGAACCCGTGCTTTACAAAATTCGGACACGCTTTCCGGTATCCTTCGGCGGTATCGATTTTTCACCCATGATCGTCTTGCTGGCGATCTATTTCCTCAGGTTTTTCCTCGTGCAGAGCCTGGTCCGTTTCGGGAGCAGCCTACTCTAG
- a CDS encoding DivIVA domain-containing protein: MTITAVDIQQQQFRVRFRGFDIREVDRFLEQTAETITALQEENIKIKEELRRLKMETQGYKEREETFKRAMLNSQKVLEQMKENARKSAEIIIADAEVKAEKILNRAHNRLSQLHEDISELKRQRVQIEVQIRSVIDAHSKLLEMGKESMDALDESDDKVAVLKQPPSILS, from the coding sequence ATGACAATTACCGCAGTCGATATTCAACAACAACAATTTCGGGTTCGATTCAGGGGATTCGACATCCGCGAAGTCGATCGTTTCCTGGAACAGACGGCCGAAACGATCACTGCGTTGCAGGAAGAGAATATCAAGATCAAAGAGGAATTGCGGCGTCTGAAGATGGAGACCCAAGGCTACAAGGAGCGTGAAGAGACATTCAAGCGCGCCATGCTCAATTCCCAGAAGGTCTTGGAACAGATGAAGGAAAATGCACGCAAGTCGGCCGAGATCATCATTGCCGACGCGGAGGTCAAGGCTGAAAAGATCCTCAATCGCGCCCACAACCGCTTGTCTCAACTCCATGAAGACATTTCCGAGCTCAAACGCCAGCGGGTGCAAATCGAAGTTCAGATCCGTTCCGTCATCGACGCCCACAGCAAGTTGCTGGAGATGGGCAAGGAGAGCATGGATGCATTGGATGAATCCGATGACAAGGTGGCCGTCCTAAAACAACCGCCCAGCATTTTAAGCTAA
- a CDS encoding type IV pilus twitching motility protein PilT produces MAKIDAFFKLMHEQNASDLHLMAGQPPALRVHGDIERVKYKVLDNDGLRAMLYEIAAEDKIKTFEETGDVDFGYEIPGLARYRANFFMQKNGVGAVFREIPSTILTCEQLGLPSVMAKLASLPRGLVIVTGPTGSGKSTTLAAIIDEANRTRADHIITIEDPIEFVHKSQGCLVNHREVGIHTKSFSAALRGALREDPDIILVGEMRDLTTMSLAIEAASTGHLVFSTLHTTSAAKTVDRIVEVFPAEEQAQIRSTLSDGIRAIISQTLFKRIDKKGRIPALEILIATPAVRNLIREGKSHQIPSMVQTGKKYGMQLLDDAIMELFNKGRISAEDAYTKSNDKGRFRPLLKSPPVDFTEA; encoded by the coding sequence ATGGCCAAAATTGATGCTTTTTTCAAGCTGATGCACGAACAGAATGCCTCCGACTTGCACCTTATGGCAGGCCAACCGCCTGCCTTGCGCGTGCATGGCGACATCGAACGGGTCAAGTACAAAGTGCTTGACAACGACGGTCTGCGCGCCATGCTCTATGAAATCGCGGCCGAAGATAAGATCAAGACTTTTGAAGAGACCGGAGATGTGGACTTCGGTTATGAGATCCCCGGGCTGGCGCGATACCGCGCCAATTTTTTCATGCAGAAAAACGGAGTGGGGGCCGTGTTCAGGGAAATCCCCAGCACGATTCTCACCTGCGAGCAGTTGGGGTTGCCGTCGGTCATGGCCAAGTTGGCCAGCCTGCCGCGCGGCCTGGTCATCGTCACCGGACCGACCGGCAGTGGTAAATCCACGACCCTTGCGGCGATTATCGACGAGGCCAATCGAACCCGGGCCGATCACATCATCACCATCGAAGACCCAATCGAATTCGTTCATAAAAGCCAAGGGTGTCTGGTCAACCATCGTGAGGTGGGCATCCACACCAAGTCGTTCTCGGCAGCGTTGAGAGGCGCCCTGCGCGAAGACCCGGACATCATTCTGGTCGGCGAAATGCGCGATTTGACCACCATGAGCCTCGCCATCGAGGCGGCCTCCACCGGTCACCTGGTTTTTTCCACGCTGCATACGACCAGTGCGGCCAAAACCGTGGACCGTATTGTGGAAGTCTTCCCGGCCGAAGAGCAGGCCCAGATCCGTTCCACCCTGTCCGACGGGATTCGCGCCATCATTTCCCAGACCCTGTTTAAACGCATCGATAAAAAAGGGCGGATCCCGGCCCTGGAAATCCTGATCGCCACACCGGCGGTTCGCAACTTGATCCGGGAGGGCAAGTCGCACCAGATTCCATCCATGGTCCAAACCGGTAAAAAGTATGGGATGCAACTGCTCGATGATGCCATCATGGAGCTGTTCAACAAAGGCAGGATCAGCGCCGAGGATGCCTATACCAAGTCCAACGACAAGGGACGTTTCCGCCCGCTGCTCAAGTCGCCGCCGGTGGATTTTACCGAGGCTTAG
- a CDS encoding type IV pilus twitching motility protein PilT → MKKQEIDHILTRMLDSHSNVSDLNLTVGRPLQVESSGELLPVSTKPQIDSLTPFQTEIVALNLIDGDRRLTETLLQTGSCDLSYGLPGKARFRVNIFSQSGHLSIVLRQLESKVPTIRDMRLPESFVEMGRELNGIIIFTGATGTGKTTSLAAILEEINEQRAVHVVTLEDPIEYQHPHKKATFNQRELGRDYDSFANGLRAALRQAPKVILVGEMRDRETVEIGLTAAETGHLVLTTLHTVDAGQTINRILGMFTNEEEKQVRIRLADTVRWVVSQRLLPKIGGGRVAAFEVLRSNLRIKEAILNGESEGKTYYEMMQAGRPFGMVTFDDYIVELYEKGLITQETALAYSSHKAVTSRGIDKVKSARGESTTDIKDLELDRGYHKKA, encoded by the coding sequence ATGAAGAAGCAAGAGATCGATCACATCCTTACCCGAATGCTCGATTCACACAGCAACGTGTCGGACCTCAATTTGACGGTCGGCCGGCCGTTGCAGGTGGAAAGTTCCGGCGAGCTGTTGCCGGTCAGCACCAAGCCCCAGATCGACAGCCTGACACCGTTTCAGACCGAAATCGTGGCGCTGAATCTCATCGACGGCGATCGTCGTTTGACCGAGACGCTCCTGCAGACCGGATCTTGCGACCTTTCCTACGGCCTACCCGGCAAAGCGCGGTTCCGCGTGAATATTTTTTCCCAGTCCGGCCATTTGTCCATTGTCTTAAGACAGCTGGAGTCCAAGGTGCCGACGATCCGGGACATGCGGCTGCCGGAATCCTTCGTGGAAATGGGCCGGGAACTCAACGGCATCATCATCTTCACCGGCGCCACCGGCACCGGTAAAACCACATCGCTGGCGGCCATCCTGGAGGAGATCAACGAACAGCGTGCCGTTCATGTGGTGACGCTGGAAGACCCCATCGAATATCAGCATCCCCACAAGAAGGCGACCTTCAATCAACGTGAGCTGGGGCGGGATTACGATTCGTTCGCCAATGGGCTGCGGGCCGCCCTGCGCCAGGCACCGAAAGTGATTCTGGTCGGCGAAATGCGCGACCGGGAAACCGTCGAAATCGGTCTCACGGCCGCGGAAACAGGTCACCTGGTGCTGACCACTCTGCATACCGTGGACGCCGGGCAGACCATCAACCGCATCCTGGGTATGTTTACCAACGAAGAGGAAAAGCAGGTCCGCATCCGTCTGGCCGATACGGTTCGGTGGGTCGTCAGCCAGCGCCTGCTGCCCAAGATCGGCGGCGGCCGTGTGGCGGCCTTCGAAGTGCTGCGAAGCAACTTGAGAATCAAAGAGGCGATATTGAACGGCGAATCCGAAGGCAAGACTTATTACGAGATGATGCAGGCCGGGCGGCCCTTCGGCATGGTGACCTTCGACGACTATATCGTGGAGCTTTACGAGAAGGGGTTGATCACCCAGGAAACGGCATTGGCCTATTCATCGCACAAGGCCGTCACCAGCCGGGGTATTGACAAGGTGAAAAGCGCGAGGGGTGAGTCGACCACGGATATCAAAGATCTGGAACTCGATCGGGGGTATCATAAAAAAGCGTAG
- a CDS encoding zinc-ribbon domain-containing protein, translating to MEIICQNCNGKLKVADDKLPEGKTVTLKCPRCQSKISVNRPAQKAEAEDGAFDDLFDFDEDDGEGYDASEKPFDFIEEEGKTALVCESDTLIREKMRPTLDLMEYHITETPNSREALKKMRYHTYDLVLLNEYFDTRDPDANPVLIYIERLAMETRRNMFVTLLTTRFRTMDHMTAFQKSVNMIVNLRNIDDIDKILQRGMADYGLFYKVFKESLTR from the coding sequence ATGGAGATTATTTGCCAGAATTGCAACGGTAAGCTGAAGGTCGCCGACGATAAACTGCCGGAAGGCAAAACCGTCACGCTGAAATGCCCGCGTTGCCAGTCCAAGATCAGCGTCAATCGACCGGCCCAAAAGGCCGAGGCAGAGGATGGCGCCTTCGACGATTTGTTCGATTTTGACGAAGACGATGGCGAAGGGTACGACGCGTCTGAAAAGCCGTTCGACTTTATCGAAGAAGAAGGTAAAACGGCACTGGTCTGCGAGTCCGACACCCTGATCCGTGAAAAGATGCGACCCACTCTCGACCTGATGGAATACCACATCACCGAAACGCCCAACAGTCGTGAAGCGCTCAAGAAGATGCGCTACCACACGTATGATCTGGTGTTGCTCAACGAGTATTTCGACACCCGGGACCCGGATGCCAATCCAGTCCTCATCTATATCGAAAGACTGGCCATGGAGACGCGCCGCAACATGTTCGTGACGCTCCTGACCACCCGCTTCCGGACGATGGATCACATGACCGCTTTTCAAAAGAGCGTAAATATGATCGTGAACCTTCGCAACATCGATGATATCGACAAGATCCTGCAAAGAGGAATGGCCGATTACGGCCTGTTTTACAAAGTCTTTAAGGAATCATTGACCCGGTAG
- a CDS encoding MBL fold metallo-hydrolase — translation MPKSSHVVQAADNLFMVTLPVAITGFADFITAWVWTAGPVVVVDVGPSSTNGRLLSALAELGVRHLDFILLTHIHIDHAGGIGGLARAFSGTPVVCHPKAVEHLVDPQRLWEGSVKTLGDVARAYGPIEPVPGGQVLPMDRFEAQGIVPIATPGHAPHHFSFLMGDLLFAGEAGGVCLSLENGEAYLRPATPPRFRIQTSLDSIDRLIARAPRRICYGHVGMRSQAVEMLDRQRAQLKLWLEKITPWYERHPQGGSDLMEACLEDLLASDPSLSRFNQLSPDVRSRERFFLLNSVRGYWGYLAEQ, via the coding sequence ATGCCCAAGTCTAGCCATGTTGTTCAAGCCGCTGATAACCTTTTTATGGTCACCCTGCCGGTGGCCATCACCGGCTTTGCGGATTTCATCACTGCCTGGGTATGGACTGCCGGTCCGGTCGTCGTCGTGGATGTGGGGCCGTCATCGACCAACGGCCGGTTGCTCTCCGCATTGGCCGAACTCGGCGTGCGTCACCTCGATTTTATATTGTTGACCCATATCCACATCGATCATGCCGGCGGTATCGGCGGATTGGCGCGTGCATTTTCCGGGACGCCGGTGGTGTGCCATCCCAAGGCCGTGGAGCATCTGGTAGATCCGCAACGGTTGTGGGAAGGATCCGTCAAGACGCTGGGCGATGTGGCCCGCGCTTACGGCCCCATCGAACCGGTGCCAGGGGGGCAGGTGCTTCCCATGGATCGGTTCGAGGCCCAGGGCATTGTGCCCATTGCGACCCCCGGCCATGCCCCCCACCACTTCAGTTTTCTCATGGGCGATCTGCTCTTCGCCGGTGAGGCGGGCGGTGTCTGCCTTTCGCTGGAAAATGGGGAAGCCTACCTGCGTCCGGCCACACCGCCGCGATTTCGCATCCAGACCAGCCTCGACAGCATCGATCGACTCATCGCCCGTGCTCCCCGCCGGATCTGTTATGGGCATGTGGGAATGCGTTCGCAAGCCGTCGAGATGCTCGACCGCCAACGCGCCCAGCTCAAGCTGTGGTTGGAGAAGATCACGCCCTGGTATGAACGCCATCCACAGGGCGGTTCGGATCTGATGGAAGCCTGCCTGGAGGACCTGCTGGCCAGCGATCCGTCGCTGTCACGCTTCAATCAACTGTCGCCGGATGTCCGCAGCCGCGAGCGTTTTTTTCTGCTCAACAGCGTCCGAGGGTATTGGGGGTATCTTGCCGAGCAGTAG
- a CDS encoding type III pantothenate kinase encodes MLLVIDVGNTNIVMGVFDGDTLIENWRVRTERNTTEDEFNLLAAGLFGRSRIDIARIEKTVVSCVVPPMVTILDAFARKYLKQVAHWIDAKSYPGMPILYSNPNEVGADRIVNAVAAYERYRTSLIVIDFGTATTFDVITEKGEYLGGAISPGIGISSEALFAKASKLPRVEIFKKPASVIGNDTISSIQSGIIYGYAGMVDGMIARISAELGTRPKVIATGGLAPLMQHVATCIEAVESDLTLVGLKIIADRL; translated from the coding sequence ATGCTGCTGGTCATCGATGTCGGCAACACCAATATCGTCATGGGCGTTTTCGATGGCGACACGCTCATCGAAAACTGGCGGGTCCGTACCGAACGCAATACGACAGAGGATGAATTCAACCTCCTGGCGGCCGGGCTCTTTGGGCGCAGCCGGATCGACATCGCCAGGATCGAAAAGACCGTTGTTTCCTGTGTCGTCCCACCCATGGTGACGATCCTGGACGCCTTTGCCCGCAAATATCTGAAACAGGTCGCCCATTGGATCGATGCCAAATCCTATCCCGGAATGCCGATCCTCTACAGCAACCCCAACGAGGTGGGCGCCGATCGCATCGTGAACGCCGTGGCGGCCTACGAACGCTATCGTACCAGCCTGATCGTCATCGATTTCGGCACGGCCACCACCTTCGATGTCATCACCGAAAAGGGTGAATACCTGGGAGGCGCCATCAGCCCCGGCATCGGCATCTCGTCCGAAGCGCTGTTTGCAAAGGCATCCAAGCTCCCACGCGTGGAGATCTTCAAAAAACCGGCCAGCGTGATCGGCAATGATACCATTTCGAGCATTCAATCGGGCATCATCTATGGATATGCGGGGATGGTCGATGGCATGATCGCGCGTATTTCCGCCGAACTGGGAACCCGCCCCAAGGTAATCGCCACCGGAGGACTGGCCCCTTTGATGCAGCATGTAGCCACCTGCATCGAAGCCGTAGAATCCGACCTGACCCTGGTCGGGCTGAAGATTATCGCCGATCGGCTCTAA
- the folP gene encoding dihydropteroate synthase: protein MKHYTLHWNRFHLELGHRTAIMGIVNITPDSFSDGGQFYSTEAAVSQAERLVQAGADIVDIGGESTRPYSEGVSAQAEIDRVMPVIERLTTRIGVPISIDTNKAAVAEAALAAGAAIVNDISALQMDDQMAAVAVKYDVPVILMHMKGRPRTMQIDPVYDDLLGEVKAYLKTAIGRARQAGIASDKIIIDPGIGFGKTVAHNLQIIRRLSVFEELDVPILIGTSRKAFIRKILSGATATELSADRPEVETGTQATIAMAVNNGAHIVRVHNVANTKAMVTMLDAIRNA, encoded by the coding sequence ATGAAACACTATACCCTGCACTGGAACCGCTTTCATCTCGAACTCGGGCATCGCACGGCGATCATGGGCATTGTCAATATCACGCCCGACTCGTTTTCGGACGGTGGACAATTCTACTCCACCGAAGCGGCCGTGAGCCAAGCCGAACGACTGGTCCAGGCGGGCGCCGATATTGTCGACATCGGGGGTGAATCTACCCGGCCCTACTCCGAAGGCGTGTCCGCACAGGCGGAAATCGATCGGGTCATGCCGGTGATTGAACGTCTGACGACACGCATCGGTGTGCCCATCTCCATCGACACCAACAAGGCCGCTGTTGCCGAAGCGGCCTTGGCCGCGGGGGCCGCCATCGTCAACGACATCAGCGCCCTGCAGATGGACGATCAGATGGCTGCGGTAGCGGTAAAATACGATGTGCCGGTGATCCTGATGCATATGAAAGGACGCCCGCGCACCATGCAAATCGACCCGGTTTACGACGATCTGCTCGGCGAAGTGAAAGCGTACTTGAAAACGGCCATCGGAAGGGCGAGGCAAGCCGGTATCGCATCCGATAAAATCATCATCGATCCAGGCATCGGGTTCGGAAAAACCGTCGCGCATAATTTACAGATTATCCGGCGGTTGTCTGTTTTCGAAGAGCTGGACGTGCCGATTTTGATCGGCACGTCCCGCAAGGCTTTTATTCGTAAAATTTTGTCCGGGGCGACCGCGACCGAGCTGTCGGCGGACCGGCCCGAGGTCGAAACCGGCACCCAGGCGACCATCGCCATGGCCGTGAACAATGGCGCCCACATCGTCCGGGTTCACAATGTCGCCAACACCAAGGCAATGGTGACGATGCTGGACGCCATCCGAAACGCTTGA